Part of the Vigna unguiculata cultivar IT97K-499-35 chromosome 3, ASM411807v1, whole genome shotgun sequence genome, AATCACAAACAACTTTTTGTTCCAAAAACTGCTTCgatcttttaaaataaactgTTTGGGATAGcttaaattattgatttcagCTGttttagttgaaaaaaaaaactgtttgaTAATTATTGTGTTTCCTTGAAAAAATTTGACtaaatttacaacaaaaaataaaaaaataagaaatttatgTATCCAGACATTTGTagattatgattatttttcaaCAGTTTCTTTTTCACCCCAAACATGTTATCTCGAAATTACTCCTAAGTTTCCCCATTTGcccataaaaagaaaaaaaaaaagacttcaAGTTTCTGAACATCTACCTCTTCTGATAATTTACTTTAAAAGGATCATTGTTTTTGTTGTATccgcataaaattaattatcttaaaaatcaTTCTTCACAAAActtacaaaaaacaaataactttGATTATAATtggttataaaataattgattacatatacatgtaattcattattgaaaaataatctaattttcGAAGTTATCCCAAACAAATTGTCCAAATTCTTAAGGTTAACACAATTCCTGCAAAAATAGAGAGCAGCTATCAGTCTCACAGGGAGGCCAGCAGCCCCTTCCCCTCAAATTTAAGTTGTTGAGAagttaatttagttattaagCTAAGATAAGAaaatttcttttgcattttgtaaataacaaattattcaACGTTAGAATGGTCATTTACCTAGCTCAAATTCTTGAGTTTGAATACGGACCGTAGCCTTCTCCTCGCATAGAAAGTATACATCTACCATAAATCCCTATACTGTAAACGATAATTCTAATATTAATACAAGCATAACCTCCATAGTTCCTCTATATGTATGGTGGTGAACCATGTCATAGCGTCCCCTACTGGTTTTCTAAGAATTGTGAGACCTAATACTAGTCTAAGGGTGACATAGGAACATGTGAATACAGCACTATACAATTTGAAGGTGTAGCTTTTTACTAAATAACTTCATATCTGCTGAGCTTAACATGCACGGAATAACAGAACAAAACGAGTTCCCTGCTAGTATCGTCTTATTTCACCAACCACCATTTTAGGAGGAGGAGAATTCCATTAAGACCCCATCTTTGAGAAATCAACTGTGTgcattttcattataaaatgatgtaaaatcATGTGCATTGTCAATGACTCCACTTGAAGTACAAACAGTAATATCAGGATTTTACCTTGctcattaaaattttcattctgaATCCGGTGCTCTTCAGCATAAAAACTATTACCACCTGATAATGATGAAGGAGAGACCACTGATTTGGACAGAATTTGAGAGAAAACCCAATCTCTAACACCTTTCATCCTACTGCAGCATAAGAAAACAGAACTCCATAAGTAactagaaaattataatttaaaacggGAAAGCCAAAGAGATATCTCGGTTCTTCTTTAAGTGAAAACAAAACCGCAAAAACATATCATAACCATcagtaaaaaatattcatcaCATGCAATCAACAAAGCATAAGATTTCACAACAGTGGATCCTCGATCCGATTTTCGTTTGCTAAAGGATTCAATCAATAAGCATATTAAACAGAGTGTCTAGGCAATTGCatgtcaatttgaaaacataaaacccTTTATAAGAAAAAGCTTAAGTCAATCAGTGTCGGTCAACTAAGAAACAGGATCAGAAAACACTCCATACACAAAATCGGCACAAACGAGGAAATCGTGCCAAAGGATAAATAACGTGTAAACCTATGAAACAGAAATCACCAAGCGAATTGCAGCAATCATTAAAATTCAacagagaaaaacaaaatagaataaaataatgctgagaagaataaagaaatgcaatgaaaccagaaaaaaaaaaagtcagatTAATGGAGGCGCTCACTTTGATATTTGAACATCAAACACAAGGCAGGATAACACCAAACGCGAAGCTCGAGGATATACTGAGATCCAAAGAAGCAGATTATGGTCATGAAAAGAGTCGAATCGAGGTGGTCAAATCATTGGACCAATCAGATTGTCTCATTCTCGGAGAAAAAAAGAGGAAAGAAAGTTGGTCGGGCAAGAATGAGTGAAGAAAGGAAGGGCACAAGAAAACCCTAATTAGAGAGAACGAAAACCCAATTGGAAAGGGGTGTGTGAGTGAATGAGAAGGGAACAAGAAAATGGAGATTTGGAGATAAGAGTAAGACAGATTGAGAAGTCGCTCGCTCACCTCAACCtcttatttgcttattttatttattatttaatttttaattttaagtgtaAGATGGCAACAAAAGGTGACTGTACTGGAAGAGGCCAAAATATAATCAGGTGCGAACCATCATCACCTACCCCTTCGGCTTTCTCAACAGAGGTGGTCGTGGCAATTATACTTTTacggttaaaataattttttgtcttaattttttaagttttatcaaatcatttacaattttgtttttttttatttaattcggTCTTAATTTTTATCGATAttgttgaatttgatttttattttttaatgctgtttaaattattaaaagctATATTGTCATGTGTtactttattgtttttcttattttctaaaatttttaaaaaatatatataatttttttaaattgttttaatttttcttaaaatatatacgTATCAATCAATGTGTCACGGTTAATGTTTTATATccaatttatttcttatatttattacttttatttaattttgtctcaatttaattttaatataaaagttataatgatgtaaattttaatatattaaataaaaatatttaataaaaaatatgaattttattataaaaattaaatttggtttcaatttggaaatGGGTAAAATTGGTTTAtgttaatataaattgaaactaaattaaaaaaaataacgaatataaccaatttgaatataaaacattaactttTACATGTGACATGGGTTCATAcatgaacatttaaaaaaaattaaaaaactacaaaatgacacgtggccgCCGTGGTCCATGACTGTTAATGATGTAAATGGTGTTATCAAAAAAGacttgaacaaaattgacaaaaattagtacattttttaatacaaaaataaaattagtattgaTTTGATAAAACGTGACAAAAATTTTAGaccacaaaaatattttaacctttttatttatttttgtctttccaaaattaaaatttactaatttttttatgatcaaattaccCCCAGTTCTTTAATGTTTATGTGtaaatggagaaaaaaaaaacaatcattaTGAAAtcttaattgtttaaaataaattatagataaatGAATTGTTTTGTTATTCTTAGTTTCAGATTCTTTAATTGAATGGTATTTAATCTTCTTagtatgttatttaattttcttcaaataaatgttataataaacttattttttccAAACTTCTTGCTTGAGTGTATTTATTTGACTGACGTATGATCAGTTGAAAGAAGTAATACGGaccatataaataaaatatttaattcaaattaaaacaaaaacaaaaacttctttaatttaaaacatcTATATTCATATAGTACTTAAActatacttattttaatttaaaaaattcaaagtaGTAAACTAATTAAGAAGTAATATTTAACTACACAATTCATCTATCACAACATACAGTTCATTaagcataaaataaatagatcacattcatatttatttaaacaactTTCAATTAAAGTTAGTTTATACATTaagtttaaacaaaaaataaatcataaaattagtatagaaattaaatatgataaaaaattatacataaaaacaTCTTAGTATAAACACTTgtaataacatttaatatatatacatatatatatatatatatatatataagtatatatcaaaataattattatttttattccctgttaatttatattgatttcaaaaactttaattttttatttgtattaggagaaaaataagtataattaaatattaatatagtatCGGTAATTTggatttcttataaaataattatcaacaaaataaattagaattatataaaagtataaaactataacaaaaatttatatattcttgaaatccatataattttataaaatgttaataaccaatttaaatattattgaaaattgtataaaataattaattcataattaattaaattttaattttaattcaatttcatttttattaaatatcatttctaTTTCCTTCTTTCATTCAAAcaatctcatttttctttttcatttatttcttctttctttatccATTCTCAACCATCTGGAGAACATATTAGTTCACCAAgaagttcaaataaaatatttttataattaaaacgATGCTCAAGTTTACAAGTAgaataaaaaccaaaaagtattttaagtaatttgttaccttacaaaaaaaaaatgttatattaagtGTTTATTTATGGATCTATTACAAATGATATAAATGATTTCTTTACTGAATTTTCTGACTACTTTTTCTTCAAGTTTCAAgatttatttgactcaattacATGAGCAGTTTGTTGTATTTGAGGTGTAACCAGCCAATTCAGTCGAGTTATTAAATTCATCCGAAAAAAAAGGGGGGGCTGGATTATATCTTTATCAACCAATCCAAGCAAGCCCTTAAGCTTAACTCCAGCAACCAATTGGCATTTGACGATTTCGTAATTGTAGTTCTTACATATCCATAACCTCTAATGAGTATTTGCAAAGCCCTCCAACCACTGATTGTCAAAGCACGGGAAGAGAAAGGGAAGAGCATAAACAATTTTCGAGTTTCCAAAAAGTTGGAGTGCCTAAAAAATTCTGGCTGGTTTCTAGCTCCAACTTGAAACTATAAATTAATCTCTGAAAATGATGTGAATGCAATATATTTTCCTTTGCTTGTTTTTCCTCATGTATGAATGTGAAAGTCATGGCATATCAttggaatgaaaattgatattaaCCATGGCATATCAATGATTTGGAGCTTCTCTTATTGGAATCATGAGGCGACCTGTTTATCAGTTGCTTTATAGTAAAGCATCTTCTGTACATAGAACATCATGTAACACTGTGCAGCCCTGACAATGTTTTCATCGACTTGAGTAATCCAAGCATCATCACACTTGTACCATCGATTGCTTAATCGCAGATAAGTAACATAATGGCCAGCATCTAGTTTACCAGTGTGCGTCACAACGGCAAACAACTCAAACTCTGAACACAACTCATCTGAAGCATCAGGCTCATCCCCATCAAAAGGAAAGATTCTGTTCCCAAATCGACTCCTTAAAATTGTTGATGAGAGATATGGCGACATGTCCAGTGAAAATGGGAACTGTAGGTAGCGATCCACTTTCCTGGACATCTTTCTTGTTGAAGAATGCTCAAATCTTTTTATATGAAAGCAAGAAACAAGGGGAAGTTTTCTTATTGACATCTGTTTGAGTGTTTCTTGCCTCACCTGACACTGCCGGCAGAAAAATTTTTGGTCAGCTCCCAATCTCTCTGCTCTTGTAAATCTCTTCAAGCATCCAGTCAAGGTAGATGTTCCACAGTATTGGCTTGAATTCATGCAATCAGCCTCACCATTGCAGGAATGATTTGATGTTGCAGTAGCCGTTTTATTAGAAACCCCTTGATTCGGTTCCAAGTCCAGTGAGATGTCTATGCATGGGTCGTAAGTAGTGGATGTGAAACCACAGGCCATACATGTAACATCTGATCGCAGAATACCAGAGAATACTTTATGAGCAATACAGCAATCACCATTGCCTGCAATATCAGTGAAAATGTTGTCATACAAAGATGCTTAATAAAATGACGCCAGATTAAGAGCAGATCTTAGAATGAAGATCGTGTACATTTCAATAAACAAAGGTAGCAAACATGATCCTTGTACTAAGGTGATATTAGAACTTAGGTGTTCAAATGCTGAACGAAATTCCCAAAAGGATTCCTAATTGTACAACCATTACCCTGGGGTAAAATTAAACTTCTGGAAATGAACAAAGAGAAACAACTCATCTTCTTTGCAATTTAAATTACTAGGAAATTTTGTACACAAGATagatttacatttttttcttaacatcattagaaatacagaaaataaaagacaaaGCTTGAAAAACCACGACTAACTGGAACTAAAATTTTACAGTCGTCAGGATTTGTCATATCCTTACAAGCCAAGCATCAATACTCTGTCTAGTGGTCTAAAGTAATTTAACATCTAATAGCCTCTAAATATTATGTATGGGAGAACTTTGTAGCTTACAGTTAACTCCAGAACATTTCCTAGTGTTTTATCCCTAGGTCCTCCAGAGTACAGGAGTCCAGAACAAAGACACattatcttaaaaacataattgattCTTGAACGGCGAACCCACTAAATTTGACAAGCTCTAATCGAGAGAATAAGGAAATGGTCTTGCATTGAAACAAAGGAGTGCCAGCGGAAGACAGATGAAAGAGAATGAGTGTTTCCATGTGGGACTAACACTCCAAAAGAGAAAGAACCACATCTTTCGAGGCTAAAATCTTAGCTCAGCTTTCAAAGAAATCATAGTACTGACATTTTTCATGGCCTGAAAACTAATGCAACCTTCTCTCCAGGATAGGACAAGCTTTGGAACTATAGCCTAAACAAGGTAAAAAGGTGGAGTTAACATTAACATCATTTGGTCTAGAAACTCCTGTATGATGAAACGAATAGGCTAAGCAGAAATTGACTTACACGGACTCACAGGAACGTAGCAGCTAACACCATCACGACAGCAGATTGTGGTTGAAAATTAGCCCTAAATGTTTCAGCAATTGTCAACTCTTAGAGCAACAAGCAAGAGACCTAAACCCTCACCCTGCagttaaatattatgataacTCCGTTATCTTAAATAGTATTTTGAATtactttgaaattaaaaaaaaaatgtcaaagaCATTGAAGATAGCAAGACAATGGTGCTATATTGGTAGTCAATCTTAATCCGTTTGGTTGCAACTATAATTAATCTGAGCTAATTCACCAACTTGACACAAATTGAAAAAAGGTAACAGATTGACTTCTTAGTTCTTACACCATCTAAAGATTGAGTTCTTAACAATCTAATGCTAGTGCTCAATAGCATAGGGATCAACATCTTAACTCATTACAACTTAACCATactaattttttctataaaacgGGATCAAAGTAGGTAAACATGTTAAAGAAGACTCTATGATGGCAATAAGAGGAAAAAAAGATTGGTGTTACAATATTccctatattattttttaagagataCAGCTACAATACCCTAGCCGAATGAGCTACAACTAAAATACACATGTTAAATACGAGGGAAAACAACACAGAGACCACAGCTTCCACAAGAGTTAGACAACACTACAAACCAATGTTAAGCAAGCAAGGCGGGACTGGTAGACTGGATATTATCCACAAAATGATATGTTGTATACACCAAAACTAACCAGCTGAGATTCTAGTAGCACAAAGTTCAGAAGTGTCAACATTGCTcacatgttttaattttattttgatattacgCTTGAATTGAATATCCCATGAGATACTAGAATAAGTGGCTTTATACAAGAAACCCCCTCTTTCCGAACAAAAAAATAGCATAACAGTAGCAAGCACTTCGTAGAGGGTGAAGAGAATAATAAATGGGTGTCACAGTCAGAACACATTACCTTCACTATCTGGCTCACGCCGACCCTTCTCCACCTTCTCATGGATCCCATCGAGCATGGAAATGAAGAACTCATGCGCATCCTGTTGTTCATAACTGGCAAGGTTGGCTGCGTGCTGCCACCAACTGAAACATTACATCAATAACCAgtcaaaaaattaaactttctaTAACAAATTGACGTAAAAGAAACTTAGATCCTAAGTaaggattttgaaaaaaaaaacataactagTTCTATTCATTCACAATTTATACTACATCACCATACGCACCTGTATAAAAACTTAGCGGGGCTGTAGGGAACGCGATCTCCAGAAAACACAGCAGAGAACATAGCATCCATATCGCAAGCTAAGCATATTCGCGCATTCTTGTTCCCATTATTGCCGCCATTTCTCTTCCCAGCAGCGCCACCGTCTCCGTCAC contains:
- the LOC114178296 gene encoding ubiquitin carboxyl-terminal hydrolase 22-like, whose protein sequence is MSPKINAQISPQPCPHLAEFRRTSTKPFLALHSCLRIKPPGGRAALRRDPDEVPRCGACGLSSPSRLYACVTCAAVSCHSTSADDSSHAAVHAASMPPGHQIAVDVDRAELFCCACRDQVYDRDFDAAVVIAQTAASTLGADPPPAIPSSHPENLRKKRRVDYRPWAPDLRERALIGSCSGPIAGDAADPSQDLPRGLRGLNNLGNTCFMNSVLQALLHTPPLRNYFLSDRHNRFFCQKRNNGDGDGGAAGKRNGGNNGNKNARICLACDMDAMFSAVFSGDRVPYSPAKFLYSWWQHAANLASYEQQDAHEFFISMLDGIHEKVEKGRREPDSEGNGDCCIAHKVFSGILRSDVTCMACGFTSTTYDPCIDISLDLEPNQGVSNKTATATSNHSCNGEADCMNSSQYCGTSTLTGCLKRFTRAERLGADQKFFCRQCQVRQETLKQMSIRKLPLVSCFHIKRFEHSSTRKMSRKVDRYLQFPFSLDMSPYLSSTILRSRFGNRIFPFDGDEPDASDELCSEFELFAVVTHTGKLDAGHYVTYLRLSNRWYKCDDAWITQVDENIVRAAQCYMMFYVQKMLYYKATDKQVAS